AGAGATTTAAAGTGTCTCAGCTTCGCTACTAAACAGTCATTTTAATGTTGTACCACAAATGGCTATAATACCACAAAACTACATCAGTATCgtaaaaaaatacaaaagttCCTTACACAGACAGGGGAAATGGTCGTGAGGTATAGATAATAATCAGAACCGTGAGTAGTCTTTCCAGACTTCCAGAGATGTACCACTGACGTGTCCACCTAAAAACCAAACTTTGGTGTGTTATTAGAGCACTTACCTACAATATCATGTAAGTAGTTAGATATTAAAATACTGATTTAGTCAAAAATAAAAGGATGCTCAATTAGCTGTCTGTAAAAACGTGATTACAATTCTCAAACTTTACAAATCAAGTTATTTTGTACACAAAAGTGTGGAAaggaacatatatatatatataatgttgaTAAATGTGGATCCATGCAAAAACAGGAAAACTGTATAAATATTTTAGTAGTAAGGTCTCAGTACAGCGCAGGTGGTGCTTTATTAAATTAGTTCACAAGGTTTTAGGAAACTGCTCCGCTTTTAAAGATGCTAAATTAGGTAAATTATTAGTTAAAGCAGGTCCTTCTTAGTTCTCTTCACATTTATGAATCTTTCTGAAGTTTTCTGTAGCctcttttaaatgaaaatacagATTGTGTGTCTCTAAACCAAGTTTATAAATGATTCTAGTCAATTCTACAGTAAGTAAGTATTGCTAATGTAACATCCAGCCACCTAGGTATTCTCAGGATTCACTGATCAAATCTAgtcttttaaaggtgtgggaaactcatgttgcagaggtctctagtaggaacgggtgccttgcaagccgtacccggggcaaaaaaagcccagaattGCTTGGACCAGCACGACAAGTTTGGTGCACCTGTTGaatgaagtcagctggaggagaacgtaGCATCATACAACACGTTttagaatcttatttcctgatatttgggcatctcggaTTGGAAAACGTTAACACgagtctaccactgacttgcaacgttgatgttttatctccacaaataacacaagtctggaggagattttctgtgtggtggtgttgctaatgctaatggttagcttccactagtcaGAACgttctgtttcctggacgttaaaaacaacaacatccttcccgtcgtgagccaaggtgggtgagtccatgaatattaagtgacagtgtgacgtagatctgtccggcttttctaatcctagagtttcaccgtctattttttatgagaagctaatgcaggagatagatgtaggagatattttcatgttcagcctgcatgataaaCTGAGAGTgatccattataatcagaaataataatttaaaaaaaaattcggagatccacacctttaaaaactgATTTTGCTCTGTGAAGCCTGTtctgtctcttctttagttctAAACCAGAGCCGGGGACTAAAAACACACATTGTCACTTCTTGTGTTGTCCACGAGCAAAATGACACGCAAAATTATATTTGTCTATGCACATGTGACCACAGATGTTGCACTGGAATGGATGTTCATAACCATGGCAGCCCATGTGAATGGTATAGAGGATATTATCAGAAAAGTGGATGTCACAATGCTGGCACTTCTGTAAGAGCTGTTGGTCTGTCGTCAGGGCAGGTGTGGGTGTGCTCGCCTGGCTGTTGCTAATGCTTCCAGTAAGAGTGTTTGTGTTGTTCTCCGTGCCGAAGCCAGGAACCGGACTGCAGCTTTCATGTCCTGAGGTTggagattcatctttaggtggagATGTCTGAACTCTGTTGGAACACACTGCAACCTGTTCACTGGAGATGTGTTGTATCAGGATTGGTTTCTCATCTTTTAGGTACTCCCGGTCAGGGGTTGCAGTAGTTTGAGGTTCAGGATGAAGACTGGTCAACTGGCCAGCAAGAGCAGACAGCTGGTCCAGTGAATTTCTAAAACCATTGGCACTCTGGCTGTGGCTCTCATTTTCATCCACCTTGGGAGGAGTTTTGTACTCACTGTTATTCAAGTGGTGGATCTTGTGAGGTAAATCATTTAAATAATCAGACCGTGGCATCACCATGGAGGGAGGGTTCAAGTTGATCAGGAGTCGCCGACTGAAGCCCAACGACCCAGTCCTCTTCTGCAGAGAGCTCAGCATCCTCTTGTTAGAGAAAGGAGAGCGGGTCGCCCTCGTGGGCAGGAGTTTGTGCCGCCGCCGGCGGTGGTGGGACAGGTTACTGCGGTCACTACATCGAAAGGTGCAGAGGTCACACTTAtacggcttctctcctgtgtgtgaGCGCATGTGGGCTTCCAAATGGCGCTCATACGCGGAGGCAAACGGACACAGCTGGCAGCGGTGAGGCTTCTCACCTAGATGacgacatgttttcagttataatCCTGATATAATCAAACATACTGCAGTGAAATGATGAATTTCATAACTGAGAAACACATTGTTTGAATGTTGGGAGCAGCTTTATTTCAGAAGTGACAGATATAAAAAGCAATTTCATGATATTAGAATACTGCATACACTGACCTGTGTGGATGCGGATGTGCTCTATTAAACGAGCCATGCCCTTGTTGGCATAGCTACAATAGCTACACTTGTATTTTCCATCGCAGGTCCTCTCCAAGCcgtccatctgaacatctgacacATCCTCCAGGCTCACCTCCACGGACGGAGGGCCCAGACCATTCTGCTCACATCTTGGTGCAACTAGAAGTACACAAACACTAGCCTCGTTATCTGAATATATATTTACATGAGACATGGTTTTTTTTGTGCTAAAGCCCTGTTTCTCACCAGCGTGGAAATGCTCTGATGTCTCCTTTTCTCCACAAACAGAACCCGAGATCATGTTGACGTGCTGGGTTTGCTGGGTCAGGTATTCTTGAAATTCCTTCACGAAATCCACAGGTTCGCTCTTGATCTCTTCCATTATATCTGTTCtctaacgaacatttaaacgaccAAATATCACGAAGAGCAGTGTCACGATAGGTAACCTGTTCTAGCTAGCTGATTTAAAAGCTTCATTAACCGCTATTAGCAAAAAAAGCTAACTAGCTTTGTCGCTTCTTCTGATGATTTTTTTAAACCCATGTTCTACCCTACCTTCAATTGATTCGCTTATTTACCTTTCACATACCAACCACCGCTGATACTGACAGAAACGTGTCGATGGTTTCTCCTGAATGTCTGTTTAGCTTCCGTGTTTGGTTTCTCCTGATACGTTATTCACGCAAATGCAACAGTTGCCTTCACGACCATCGGAAATGTACTCTAAAAATACAATTCAAAGGCTATTTAGTAAAGTTTCTAAATGTTTAATGTAAGACAATtcgtttattttatttcataagcatgttttgtgttttctaaaagtgtaaaatgtgacAAGAGGCAGATATTTATTTAAAAGTGTTACGTTTTCAGATTACACATGAATGTGGCACAGCTCTGACGGTGCAATTGTATAAACATTTCATCAAGCATGGCTGCGCCTTTGGTCAAGACTCTTTCAAAGGTGAGACTGGACGTTACAGGCTTTGATTCCTGGAATGTAATGAGTTTATCTGAGAAAAATCAAAATGTGTTTCTCATAACGTGCCTCTTATGTATGTTACGTTACTGGCTGTACCCAACTTCTCGCTATTGCTAGGCTAATGTTTGCTAAAGCACGAACTAATCATGTTTCATCATTAAAACTCAGCTTTAATAGGTGACATGACTGTCTTCACCTTAGTAATTTTGAGTGCTTTAAGCCAGTTTTCAATTAAATGTCCTCTCTTGTTGGTTTCCAGACCCTTAGACAGTTCCCTAGGACACCATGGGGGTTATACCAGTCTTGGTTAAGGAGGACTAGTTATGCCCCACCTGCTGCTGCATCAAACCAGACAGGTGGACTGACCTCCTTCCCTCCTCTGCAAACATATTCAGAGGAGGAAAGCATGACGAAGGAAGCAGGTGAGTAGAAAAAAACGATTTTATCATGACGCAGACAGCTGGAGGCACGAATCTCTGTCAGGTTCTGTTTTTGTTTACAGTCAGAAAATATGCACAGGAGCGCATCGCCCCCCTAGTGTCAAAGATGGACGAGAATTCTGCCATGGATGAAGAAGTGATCAAATCCCTTTTTGAGCAGGGcgtatgtcatttatataaacttAATGGGAAATGTAATGTATTAAAATGGAACCAGTGTAATTTGCAGTAACTTTTTACGTTCTGTTCCTAAGCTCATGGGGATTGAGATTGACCCAGAATACGGCGGGACCGGCTCCTCGTTTTTCTCCTCCATCCTGGTTATTGAAGAGCTGGCGAAGGTGGATCCCTCTGTGGCTGTGCTCTGTGACATCCAGAACACACTCATCAACACACTGTTTGTCAAACTAGGAACCCCAGCCCAGAAAGAGAAGTACCTGACCCGACTCTCCACGGACATGGTGAGGCTTTTGGTTTTCAGAGGGTTCAAATTTTTATTATATTAAAATAATCTGAACCCTGCACTAAAGCTAAATTTTACAACAGATGTTTACTTCATTTTAGCTATTTATAAAGTTGAAATAGTtgtgttttatttacatttttcacAACAAATACATTTTCTGGATGTTTCTTATTGTTTTTGAAAAAGAAGTCTGCACCCCATTGTGTTTAAAGTGCTGTTAGATTTTTTACATGCATTACATTTACTGTTCTGTTTCCCATCGTGGTTCGTTGTGACAGATCGGAAGCTTCTGCCTCTCAGAAGCAGAGTCAGGGAGTGACGCTTTTTCTCTGAAGACACGCGCTGACAAGCACAAGGACTATTACATCATCAATGGATCCAAGATGTGGATCAGTAATGCAGAGCATGCAGGTGTTTTCCTGGTGATGGCCAATGTGGATTCTTCTGCTGTGAGCAACACTCAACATCTGTTTTATAGCTTAACTATTCTGGATTCTAAATAGTATTTATTTCTGGTTTCCCTTTTCaggtttaaattttatttttatttttgctataATAAAGATGGACTTGTTTTGTATTGATATAGGGGTACAGAGGCATAACCTGCTTCATTGTGGACCGAGACGCTGAGGGACTGGAGATCTGTAAAAAAGAGAACAAGCTTGGCCTTCGTGCATCCTCCACCTGTCCACTCAACTTTGATAATGTCAAGGTGAAACCAAACACCTGATCTGCTCTGGGCTCATGTGAACCAGCTTATTGTGAGTCTCACTGCCTTTCCGCTCTTCAACACAGGTACCAGAGAAGAATATTTTAGGAGAAGTTGGACATGGATACAAATACGCCATTGGGATGTTAAATGAGGGCCGGATTGGAATTGGAGCACAGGTATTAGATCTGTTTTGTTTCATTATTCTTGTTAAAATGCACCAAAGTAACACTTGATATACTtcccaaccctgctgcagcctcagAGTGCAGGTCACACTAATGTTAACTCTGGCTTTAGCTTTGCCTTCAAAGACATCACCctctttacttccaggctctaccATGATTCCAAACAAAAGACAACTTCTTATACTTCTACATCTTTGTCTTCACTTTCCTATTGGCAGTTGGCGAACCAAAAAAGCAAACCGCTAGTCTCCATATGCGCTACTGGCACACTAAACTCCACCCTGACCATTGATCCACCTCTCACTCAGTGcatctgaagtggagttcgctgcggctctttcctttgttctaattgatttgaacatgtctttaaaaccacaacaagtagaagcgctaaaagccttttttctaaacaaatatgtttgcgctgtcgccagactccatttttactacagctagaaaaATTACAGCGTCGCAGACGTCACACACAGATGCTCAGTTtcttcataaacaacgaagacagcggtggagttcgctgcggctctttcctctgttctaaatgactcagatatctttaaaaccacaagtagagaagcgctaaaagcatttcttctaaaaaaatgtatatatatatatgtttgcaccgttgccagatgctattttttttactacaactagaaatctaccgcaTCGTgcagtacagtcgggatttcctttttttttctgattggttatttttgagcttcttagtcccgcccctcaagtgcctctctgcctgtgagttaccagactcattctctgtgcagaattaaacaggccAGGCTACAAAAGTGTGACTTTATGTGTCCTGTTACTAAAACATGTCATCCATGATAACAGTTTTACTCTCCACAATATCATTTTACTCTCTCCCCAACCCGTTTTTATGCTTGTTTTGTTATGAATTGCGCCGTCTCATTAAAAAAAAAGTGATCTGACGCCATAGATCTGACTGTGTTCCAGATGCTTGGACTGGCTCAGGGCTGCTTTGACCACACAATTCCTTACACCAGACAGAGGGTGCAGTTTGGGAAGCGTATCTTTGACTTTCAGGTACCAATCCTCCCAAGAACTTCTGCTTATTATTTTGGTACTCATGCATCATGTGACCTTTATGCTGTTCTTTATAATCCAGGGCATGCAGCATCAGATTGCTCACGTAGCAACACAGATTGAAGCAGCTCGCCTGCTGACGTACAACGCAGCTCGTCTGAGGGAAGCTGGCAGACCTTTCATTAAGGAGGCCTGCATGGCTAAGTACTTCTCAGCTGAGGTGTGCTTTTTGACTCATTCACAAGGAAATGTCATTCTCCGGTTTATAATAGAGGTTTTATGATTATTTATTTACATCCTATCATTATCAATTTTATCCCCCTTTTCACAACCCGTTAAAGCTCTTGGTCTGTATTCCAGCATCTTGTGAAAAACCAAAACACAAGAATTATGAAATTGTATTTTAACagctttttttttatctcaatgAGGTTGCAACCCTAACTACATCAAAATGCATTGAATGGATGGGAGGAGTGGGCTTCACCAAAGACTACCCCATAGAGAAATACTATAGAGACTGTAAAATTGGTAAGCCTTTTgatgttttcatgtttattcaTGATGAGACAAGGCTCCGTTTGTTTAGCTGTGGTAGGAGCTTCACCTTGTGAAGAGCGCAGCTGTTGCAGGAAGTTCAGGTGTAGCTGTGATTGGACCAGAATGGGGTGGGATTAGTGGCTGTAACTGGACTCTGTAGGAATTTCCCTCAGTGGTCCCTCAGATTACCGTTACACCGACATAAAGCTATGGTAGCTGCTGCTGTTAAACATCGCTTTTGCTTTCATCGACCTCATTTTGGCTCTCTTGTCCTTCAATGTGAGTTCAAAGGAAGGCTGACCCCGTTGTCTCCAGGAAGAGGAAACGTTAGACTCAAATCGACAGAATGGACCTTATTGAAATGCAATCTAACGTTTTTATTGTGTCTCCTTGTGCAGGAACTATTTACGAAGGCACAACAAATATACAGCTGTCCACCATGGCTAAGTTCATCGATAAGGAGTTTGACCACTGAAACTGTCCAATGGGTCCCATTTTGTTGTTATTCTCCAGTTTTGCTTTTGTCATCTCTTCAGTTGGATCAGCTGGACTTATTGGTGTCTATTAAACTCTTGTAAAGTAGTTCTCACCGCAGATGTTACCGAAAGGGTCACTTTTCCCCATTTCGGAGGTCAATTTCTTAGGTTTAAGTTGATGTTATTTTTATGTTGTTCATTTTCACATTAGTCATAAAAAAGTCTGTGGAAATGTAAGTATATAAAGATAAGTTTTGCACTTTTAGATCTTTTCTGCATCATGTCTCCCATATTTAATGTGTACTTTTAGAAATTGTGGTAAAAAAAAGATCTGTAGAATTCAGTGCCTTTGAAATGTTTGTTATTGGGGAgagtgttttatcttatattataAAAGTTCACTCATTTGTGACTTTCTCCATTTCAACAAATGTTTCTctgtaaaaaaaatgaaatggaTGTTTCAACACAATAAATGTGACACACACTAATAATTCTCTGCTGATGTTTTGGGTGGTGATGCCATCTTtccccactagatggcagcaccTCCTTGAGTGACTGCATCACTTTGGTAGAGGCACTTCCTCAGGTGAATAGCATTGAATTGCCATGTGTCACCTTGAATGATATTTGACATTAATTTAATTATACTGGTGCTTCCGATGAAAAGACATTGCTGTGCAGAACCACATAAACTattgggggcggggggggggggggggggggggtctgcaaaAGCCAAATTAGATAACTATAGCATAATTTCTGATAAGAAAATGAATAAGATACCGTGTGAAACAGGAGCTTTGCAGTGTTTGAGCATGCACTTCCAAATCAGCAGCTGCAAAAAAGAATAGTTATAAAAGGAAATCTGACAAGTGCAGTCATCAGCTGTCAGGTTGTTTCCAAAATCACTCAAGCAAACCGATAAAGGACCGCAGCTCTGCGCCTGCATCTTCCTATCTGTTTAATTAACATAATCATCAGAAAACACAGCTGCTTTTCACTTTTCCAAATGCAGCTCAGCTAACCTCTCCCTCCGCCCCCATCTTTAACGCAGCTATGAGACCTCTAATTATGCAAGGATTCAAGTAGCCTTTCACAAAACGCAGTGTTGTCCTTTAGCTCTGGAGAGCGCTCAACGAGCTGAAAGGACAGGCTGTGTGCTTGCAGGTTGAGCAAATTCAATTTGTTTGATTAGTTTTCTGCATCAGCTTCGGGTTTGGTTTAACAGATAAGAGTGTAAAGTGGATATTGCATGTTTTGATtcatttcagcttttcattttctgACAAGCATCAGCAAGTTTCTGTCAGAAAGAAAAGGTGGATTTAGTTCAGTGACGTCACAAAATATAAACGTTGTTTGATCCAAATTGAGTTTCTGTGATAAAACTTCTATTTTTATTCCTCATGTGGGATTCATGAGCTCATCTAATTACACTTGATGTCTCATTACACATCCAAGTAGGCCCAAGCCTCGTCTAATTGCAGGAACTAGACTGATTCCATCCCCATTAGATCACCTGTTGGTCCTGAAGGGTTTTTTTTCTACAAAGTTGATTTTAAAAGGCTGTAACATGATGGGAAGCATTCAATTTGTAACTTGCCCGAAGCACTTCCTGACTAATAAAATCACAATGAAGTCAGAAGGTTCCGGTCCAGGTAAAACGCACAATGAATGATTACGGGCCGCATTCGGACACATCCCATTTCTGGATCAATTTAATAACTTCTATTTGAGCTTTAGAGCCGCATTCGGACACATCCCATTTCTGGATCAATTTAATAACTTCTATTTGAGCTTTAGAAATAACAGAAGATATTCGGTATTTTCCCTGTGTGTCCAAAGCGGTGTCTGTGCGTAAATGTGCGGATGATTTGCATAATTAAACTCAGATCCAGGTTTACGTGATAATCTTTGGACCGTTTATTCAATTTCCTGACAGGTGATTGTGGCTCGTGCTCTCCCACACCCTTCAACCCCCCCGGGACACTTTTCTCTTTAATCTAATTGGATGATAAGTGGGTGCGTTCTGCGGAGCCCGGAGCCAAAACGCTTGCGCGGCCTTCTTCTCTGGAGTCCGATCTCGTCACAGTTTCCTCTCAAATCCCATTTGCTATTATACCTGCCCAATCGCAGAGACCGAGCGCGTTTTAACTCGGATGGCATTTCTGTTCCATCATTACAATCCAGCGCAGGTTTGACGCAGTGATCTCTGCGCGCTGATCAGGGGACGGCTTTCTGTCTCTTGCGTCCTTGACTTATATTCTTATTCAAAAACCAAGAAACTTGCTGATGCTTGTTGAGTTAAACATTTATCTCAATATTTTATGGTATTTTATTTCGGACAGTAAACGGTGATGGCAGATTCTGATGCGCAAGACACTCGCCAACCCGCTAAAGACTCACCCTTCTCCATCAAGAACCTGCTCAACATTGAAGACAAACCATCAAAGCCAAAAATCACACTTGGTTCATCCAAAGGAGTGTTTGAAGGCAGTTTCTTTTCTCGGCTCAGTGACTTGTCTCTTCCTCGATTCGAGCTGCCAACTCAGAGGATCGGACTGTCAGCGCAGTATTTGGAGAGAGCGTCTGCCTGGTGGTACCCATACGCGCTGGGGACGCATTTTAGGACTGGAGGTGTGTCATTACAAGATTAATACATTCTTTGTCAGTGTATTTCGTTATACACActtttatatatttataaaaaaatatgtatttaattttCATGAGGAAAGGTTTAGGAAATTATAACCATAAAACGCAATGTTTTTTTACAAATGAAAACTTAACTCAATATTGAAAATGGATGCTTGTTCCTAAGTTATATTTTTTTCTGCAGTGTGTGAGAAGATCAATCCAAGAGAAGAGTCGCCGGCACCCGACAGACGCTCCCCGGATCTTCCAAAAAGTGACCAAGATGCCAAAGATGAAAGCGCCGACGACGACATCGCCCTGGATGAAAGTGACGCGGAGGAGTCAAAGAAAGAAACGGACCAGGATGAGGACTGGAGGAGAAAATCTGACGACCTAGACCCTGAGAAAAAGTCGTGCCGGAAGAAGAAGACGCGCACGGTGTTTTCCAGGAGCCAGGTCTTCCAGCTGGAGTCCACTTTTGACATCAAGCGCTACCTGAGCAGCTCGGAGAGGGCTGGCCTGGCCGCGTCGCTGCACCTGACCGAGACGCAGGTGAAGATCTGGTTCCAGAACCGGAGGAATAAGTGGAAAAGACAGTTGGCCGCAGAGCTGGAGGCGGCCAACATGAGCCATGCGGCGGCGCAGAGGATTGTGCGTGTTCCGATACTTTACCATGAGAGCGGCGCCTCGGAAACGAGCGGTGGCCCCGGTACAAACTCACCGAGCAGCCAGTCGCTCCTGGCTTTCCCCCACCACATGTACTATTCCCATTCAGCCCCCCTGCTGAGGCCAGTTTAACAACGATGGTGTCAGAATGTACAGATGTTTTTAATGAAATCAATTCGAAACCAAAATAAAAAATTGTATATTTTGTAGATTCAAGGACAATTGTTTAAggctgtattattattattattattattattattattattattatacattcCTACAATACAGGGTCTCTCAATTGTGTTGCAAAGGAGCAAACaaaatatattattatttttattgttggCGAGTCTCacaaatgtgtgtgcgtgtgtgtatatttTAATTTGTTCAGTTGTGACAAAAGGAGCTTTGGAACAGAGTCGGCTCTCTGCTTTGCAGAGATTTGTGTCAGTGTTTGTACCTGAAAATGTGGAAtttaatatttagatattttcaaATGTTGTGcaatattgttgttgtttttttagctTTTAAGACCTTTGTCAACAATAGCTCAGTTAAAAAGAGAAAATCTCTTTGTAATAGTGAAGACAATCATGCGATTCCTAgagaaaactgaaaaaaaaagaaatctataATAACAGGATTTTTTTATAAGACGCATCCATGAGAGAGCCAAAAAGTCTGCTTCTGCGTGTTTTTTGTCTGATAATTACATCCTGTAGCTCTGATTTCCCTTtcagtaaaatgaaataaaaaaatgaatattGTATTAAAAGCagtccaataaataaataaaccatttACTCTTTTTGGTGATCGATTCTGAAACTGGATTCAAAATGAAACAATAGATTTTGCATGATCATCAGAAATATATCTACTTTcgattttaattattttaattattgTCATCTCGCCCTTTTGTACAGGTAATACCGTATCAACAATGCTCTTTCCTAGTGCTGAATCAGACGTTAATTAATAGTCGTCTGAACCAGTGCCGTGAACTTTTTATTTGTCTCACAAAGCTGATTTAATTCGTATGAGTCAAGTGCATATTTGTGATTTCCTTTCAGTGTGTTTCACAAACCAGAAAAAAGCAGATTCAGTCATAGCCTAGGCCCAATACTACAGACATAAAAATATCACAAGACCTTATGATGCACAAATCCACCCTTCTGAGGTAAAACGTGGATAAACTCCTTTATATTTGCTAGACCCAGATATGTACTACCAAACCATATATTGTCCAAATAACTATATACAAGAGATTATGTCACTATAAATGATCTATATTTGCTCCGCGTCATGATTATTTCATTAAAATTTCATTCATCTGT
This Nothobranchius furzeri strain GRZ-AD chromosome 16, NfurGRZ-RIMD1, whole genome shotgun sequence DNA region includes the following protein-coding sequences:
- the LOC107387802 gene encoding zinc finger protein Pegasus; the protein is MEEIKSEPVDFVKEFQEYLTQQTQHVNMISGSVCGEKETSEHFHAVAPRCEQNGLGPPSVEVSLEDVSDVQMDGLERTCDGKYKCSYCSYANKGMARLIEHIRIHTGEKPHRCQLCPFASAYERHLEAHMRSHTGEKPYKCDLCTFRCSDRSNLSHHRRRRHKLLPTRATRSPFSNKRMLSSLQKRTGSLGFSRRLLINLNPPSMVMPRSDYLNDLPHKIHHLNNSEYKTPPKVDENESHSQSANGFRNSLDQLSALAGQLTSLHPEPQTTATPDREYLKDEKPILIQHISSEQVAVCSNRVQTSPPKDESPTSGHESCSPVPGFGTENNTNTLTGSISNSQASTPTPALTTDQQLLQKCQHCDIHFSDNILYTIHMGCHGYEHPFQCNICGHMCIDKYNFACHFARGQHKK
- the acadsb gene encoding short/branched chain specific acyl-CoA dehydrogenase, mitochondrial isoform X1 → MAAPLVKTLSKTLRQFPRTPWGLYQSWLRRTSYAPPAAASNQTGGLTSFPPLQTYSEEESMTKEAVRKYAQERIAPLVSKMDENSAMDEEVIKSLFEQGLMGIEIDPEYGGTGSSFFSSILVIEELAKVDPSVAVLCDIQNTLINTLFVKLGTPAQKEKYLTRLSTDMIGSFCLSEAESGSDAFSLKTRADKHKDYYIINGSKMWISNAEHAGVFLVMANVDSSAGYRGITCFIVDRDAEGLEICKKENKLGLRASSTCPLNFDNVKVPEKNILGEVGHGYKYAIGMLNEGRIGIGAQMLGLAQGCFDHTIPYTRQRVQFGKRIFDFQGMQHQIAHVATQIEAARLLTYNAARLREAGRPFIKEACMAKYFSAEVATLTTSKCIEWMGGVGFTKDYPIEKYYRDCKIGTIYEGTTNIQLSTMAKFIDKEFDH
- the acadsb gene encoding short/branched chain specific acyl-CoA dehydrogenase, mitochondrial isoform X2, whose protein sequence is MDENSAMDEEVIKSLFEQGLMGIEIDPEYGGTGSSFFSSILVIEELAKVDPSVAVLCDIQNTLINTLFVKLGTPAQKEKYLTRLSTDMIGSFCLSEAESGSDAFSLKTRADKHKDYYIINGSKMWISNAEHAGVFLVMANVDSSAGYRGITCFIVDRDAEGLEICKKENKLGLRASSTCPLNFDNVKVPEKNILGEVGHGYKYAIGMLNEGRIGIGAQMLGLAQGCFDHTIPYTRQRVQFGKRIFDFQGMQHQIAHVATQIEAARLLTYNAARLREAGRPFIKEACMAKYFSAEVATLTTSKCIEWMGGVGFTKDYPIEKYYRDCKIGTIYEGTTNIQLSTMAKFIDKEFDH
- the LOC107387800 gene encoding homeobox protein HMX3-B encodes the protein MADSDAQDTRQPAKDSPFSIKNLLNIEDKPSKPKITLGSSKGVFEGSFFSRLSDLSLPRFELPTQRIGLSAQYLERASAWWYPYALGTHFRTGVCEKINPREESPAPDRRSPDLPKSDQDAKDESADDDIALDESDAEESKKETDQDEDWRRKSDDLDPEKKSCRKKKTRTVFSRSQVFQLESTFDIKRYLSSSERAGLAASLHLTETQVKIWFQNRRNKWKRQLAAELEAANMSHAAAQRIVRVPILYHESGASETSGGPGTNSPSSQSLLAFPHHMYYSHSAPLLRPV